The following nucleotide sequence is from Gadus macrocephalus chromosome 18, ASM3116895v1.
ttcattcgttcttCTTCCTCTCCGCACTTCTGTTCTCCTGCCCAAaatcgttttttcttttccgtTCGCTCGACgccgtccttctcctcctcttcatcagccCAGCACGCTGTCGTTGAAGGCCAGGCAGACCACGGCCTTCTGGTGCCCACTGTATTCCCGCTTGATCTCCCCGGTCTCCACGCACCACAGGCGCGCCAGGTTGTCTGACGAGGCTGCAGgaatggcgagagagagacagagagagagaaatcagaCAAAGTTTCACGTTCTACATCAAAAACTCTTGTTACAATCCACATGCGTGTTTGTGACAGCACATCCGTACTATTTCATTACACTTCTGTTGAGGTTTTGATTGAGCTATTGGTTACTTAACCACCCTAATATACAATACTATAGCAGCATATACAAGTTCAGCATTCATCTTATGGTCTCGCATAGGACCTGTGATTCTAATGCCTTGCTTAAGTGCAAACAGCTTTTAACAAATCAATTCGTTTTTTATGTCGTTTCTAGATGGCCTTGGCAACATTAGCGTTGCAAGGTGGTTTTCTTGAAGCCTAAACCGTCAAAGTTTAAGTTACAACTAGATGTGTAGGTGTTTTTCTCAATCATACCGAATCCCAACACTGCCACGTTCAGCTGGCCTGTAGTACTAACCTGTGACGATGTACTGGGAGTCGCCAGAGAAGGCGCAGTCCCACATCCAGCCCCTAGAGGTCTCCCCTGGGTTGTTGCTCTTGATGCTCAGCTCAGTCATCAGGGAGAAGTTGGACGTTCTCCAGATCTTGCAGGTCTGGTCTGCTGAGCAGGTGGCCAACAGGCTGCCGACACAAACATAGAAACAGGCATCACTCCTGTGAGTCAACGATTGTTGTGCAAGCAAAACCGTTCTGTTGCTTGTCCCTGTGGTATTCTCACTCGTCTTTTTACCTCAAAGTTATTCAACCCAACGAGGAGTCCTTTGGTCTGGTTTGAATACGCATTtaaaatgtataatgtaatggCATGCGATTTTCTCAACAACATaagtttattttattcattattccACTCTTAATGGGGTTCCAAGTATTTAGATAAAAGATTTGAATGGCATCTGGATGCAATGTATGAATCAACCGTATGCATACCACGGTATgtttaatacaaaaataaaacagaagaCGTGGTAATTCAGTTAATTCAACGCAACATTCATCACAAGACTTTACTCATCCTCCAAAAGCTGGCCACACAAAACACAGGTCTGAGCtgaacaaccacacatgaaTACAGTAGGAAAGCAGAGGGTTTACTCACGTGGAGTCAGGGCTGAACTTGCAGCGCAGCGAGTAGCGCTTGTGGGCCGGGATCTTGGTCTTGGGGATGAGCTGAGTGACCTCGTCTCCCATGCCCCCTGCAAGGTTCCATACGTAGCAGTTCCCCTGGAGGTAGATGGATGCCCCACAAcgacagaaaataaataatcagcCACCACACAATGCTCAGCGTTTCAGAAGAGAGCAACGCAGCCAAGAGCCCCCATTCAGTCCCTCCTTTCCAAATCAACTCAGACACAGCAGTGAAATAGCATGTTAATACACAGTTAATAAAGATTTGGTTCAAGTAATAGCTTTATAATCAGGGGGTTGGCCAACACTCAAATAATGGCATAATAATGAGATAGAGAGACCTTCAGGATGCCCATCCAGTTGTTGTTGAGAAACCTTATattatttgagagagagagagcagtcttCCTGTCCACTAGGAGACTCAGAACCCTAACTAAGCCAAAATAGAGTCCGGACGATCCGAGCTAGTCACTGATCCGGCACTAGATTTCGGTCACTAGCACCACCGCAGAACATGTAAACAGTGAGCATCTGTGCATGTAATGCATTGCTACAGAGGAGGGCAGAGTAACTTCCTGACGGACTCCATGAGACCACCAAATCCACTGACCGAGCTGTTGACCGCTGCCATGTAGCTAGCGTCCGGGTCGATGTGTACAGAGTTGATGGCGACGTCGGGCTCGGGGATCAACTGCTCGTTGTGGTCCGTCTTCAGATCCCAGATGTGGATCACGCCGCTCTGGTCGCCTACGATCAGCTCTGCCTGGAGCACACAAGACGACAGGCAGCCATGTTGTTCATCTCTGCAGATACTGATATCGCACAGTTTGGCCTATAGCAAACAATATATCGGTGGCGGTGCATCGCTTATAATaccatgaaaaagaaaaaggaccAATTCTTACACAGAAGGTAATTATGCACTTTGACAATTTGATTAAATCAAATAGAATTGCATTTTCTATAGACGCAATTCAATTTCAAGGGAAATCGAAGCATTGACAATCAGAGTAAATGGTCTTCTTTGTCTCACCTGGTTAGGGTGCAGGCACACACAGTTGATGGGTGCATTGACCTGGAAGATCCTTTGACACTGCAGGTTCCTGGACCTTAAAAACATCAGAGGAGACCAACACAGGTTAGCATTTTATTAGCATTTGATTCACCCCCGTGCATGCATCGAATGCGAGGGGAGTACCTTAGGTCCCAGATCCGAGCCATGCAGTCCTCCCCTCCGGTGTACATCCAGCGCCCATCCTCATGGAAGCCCACTGATGTGATGTTTTTGCTGACGCCATCGTATGTGATCACTGGGTTTGGGTTGTTGGAGTTCAGGTCATACATGCGGATGTGTTGGTAGCCTAAAAacagagaaccccccccccaaaaaaacaagtTGTTACTTCTATGTTGTGAATTGGTTGATAATATAGATTTGAGGAGCGGTCAATAAATTGTGATGATAAACATACCTGCAGCTGCAATCATACTCCTATCTGGTGTCACCTCAAGTGAGTTTACCTGCTGAGAGCTTGTTAAGCAAACGCATAACAGGTTTTTGGTATTCCGACATCATGATACAGTACACCACGGCACTGACACTTGCTGGTTAATAGATTTCAGGTGTACCGAGATACATTTCAGTTTAACGATATTATTTGTGCCAAACAAAACATACCAAGGCAAAGGGCGTAAAAACAAAGGATACCGAGTCTTGATGCTGGACCGTCCTGGTGCAGATCCCGCTGTGGGCCTGCCAAAAACGTACTGTATGGTCGTATCCAGCCGTGGCCAGTATCACTGGATCACTCCCCACGGTCCCCCCCTGGTTTACATTCATTCTTGCAGATAGTTGTCCCCGGACCTATCGAGGAAGCTATCGAAATAAACACATTCTAACTTGTCATTTTATAAGATGTAAGGTTGCACATTGTTTTTGGAATAtagtatctatatatttttactgAACTATGTCAACAAGGTCAGTATCAACAAAGATAGCATGGAAAGCTAACTTGCTAAGAGTTAGACGAATCGGCAGCTATGAGAAAACGATTTTGATCGAGTCGATTAAGTTTGGAATGGAATATTGAAACTCAATGAACAGTGAAAAATGCATTGCAAAACAGAATAACACAAGGTAAACCCTACCTTGAAGGTAGATGTGATGTTTAGTGTGTGCGTCCGTAAAATGCCCCCACAACAACATAACTGTACGATGGTTCCGCTTCGTTAAAATGAAGCTCATATTTAATCTCTTTTGTGTTGCTTTATTATAGTAGTCAAATTAATTTCCAGGCTGAACCCGTTATAAACAGGCAAAGAAAATAACACACAGTAAAAATAGGACTTAAACATTTAATGGAAACAAATCAGAATTTTGTTCAAttaaatctttattattattgaaaaaatgtattaaatataattattattagtagtagtacacATGTGAACACCTGCATAAATTTCATAAATACATGTTTCCAaacatagacatagacatacacaaagtAAGCTCTCAGCATAGTCAAATATATAATCTAACACTACGTCTTTGCTGTAACCTATCAAAGAGCAGTTAAAGAGCCGCGCTGTAGGAACTTCCTGCTCTTCTCCTCTTGCTTTACACTGGAGCTCACTGCAGCAGGGCGGACATATGCTGCTTCACTTCCCCTGGATCAGCCAATGAGCACGCAAGGATCATCCCTCTGACACCTGACCTCACCTTGGTGGACGGGAGAACCTACAATGGTTGTAcatgttaatattaattattcatttGGTAATTGATTCTCAGAAAaagggtactgggtttgattcctgtgCCAGAAGCCTAACTGAAGTAATCCATGAGCGAGATTGCCCATCCCTTATACCGTTTCTCCTAACATGTATCTGAACTCACCGTAGGCCGCTTTGGATGGAAAGTGTCTGCCAAACGACTATATTGTAGTAGAAACGCAGTGGTAGACTGTGTGGCCAATTCTTTAGATCTACCTTCATGTGTATTTTGCATCTCTCCAGAAGGAACTTCCATTTGAACGCAGTACGCTGTTCATCAGTGAGACCTGTGAACTCCTCGATCTGCAACAGAAAGAATGAAAATCGTCTTGTTATCTTTCTGTTTCAGAGACACTCATCAAATTCCATGTATAAAAATACATACTTTGTCACTAGAAAATAGCTTGCACATAAATTTGCAGGCAACGAACAGGGTTTTAAGAAACATCTAAATAGTACATTAGTCATTTTACTGCTATAAGTCAAACAGGGTTCAGATTCTCAATTCATTAACATCAATTTTTAATCACTTGGACACTATTTTGGAGAAAATGTATGGATCATTGTTTCGAGTTCAACCTATTGCACACTGGGTGGCACTGTGGTGCTGCACTAGtaatatataaatcaatgaAATCCATAGTTGGTCGAGATACCTTCATGCCTaagggcccaatcccatttcaaccccttaccccttcccctcccccctccccccctagaaatgggattgggccatataGTCTGAGGGTCGCTTCAGTCCAGGAGTCCCCACCCTCCGGGGGCCTACTCACAGTGCAGCCCAGCGTCTTCTCAGCCACAGGGCTCCTTAGGGAGCAGGCCTGCAGGGTGCCGGTGTGGTCGGTGACATCCACCGTCAGGTCGAACCCTGTGGTCAGGGACAGGGGCTGGTCCCTGCCCGGACACGAGGGGTTGGTGCAGCTCTGCAGCTCCTCGTTCACCTGGTACTTGCACCTAGcgctgaggaggtggagggggttggGTCACTGGATGCTGATAGGAAGCATGATATaccttaaggcccaatcccatttctaccccttaccccttccccttacccctcccccttgttttgaaggggtaaggggtaggggtaaggggaagaaatgggattgggcctaaatacTCTTTGAGCTAGGGTAAACATCTGGTAATCAATGTTATTTCCTGTGGGATGAATAAAGGTCTGTCCATTCAGCCAAACATCTACTCCTCTGTATATCTATGTCACTTATTGATTTAAGAGGTTTGCTGGTTAGATTCTCAACCAGTTTTTTATAGGGATTTTTAATGAAGAATTGCGTCTCTTCTGTTACTATGAATATGAAAACCATGATCTGTATATTATTGACTTTGtttgaaattattattttttaaacatccaCATTTTCTGAAAAGTGGTGCATAGAAAATTGCGGTAAAAGCAGAAGTTAGGATCTGAACTTAATGTGAATCTGTGGCAGAACGGCTGTGGCCCGTCACGCTGGTGGGTCAACCTACCACTTGGTTTTGATGACTCTGGAGATGGAGGAGTCCAAGTCCAGCTTGGAGATGAAGCTGTAGGTGAGGCCGAAGAAGACCTCCGGGCTCTCCTGGGCCCTCAGCTTCAGATGGTTCACCGTGTACACGTCCGTGATGGAGTCCACTGGGGAGCGACGTGaaggacgcaaacacacaaacaacacattgGACCGTAAAGAGGAAGTATGGACGTCCTTCATCTTCCTGACAAGCTATTAGTCATTGTTTGTATATATGTTAATATCAAACAAGTATAGAAGAATGATAAAACAGTAAGATGGTCAAACAGCAAGGCTCCCGTCTGACCTACCGGGCATGTCGTCTGGCCTGTCGTCGTCCACCAGCAGCCCTGAGCTAGACATCTCCTTGGCACGGCTGAACAGCAGGCCAGCTTCCTTGGTGTCTGTGATGGACGCAAACACTCTCTTCAAGTTTACATACACATAGTTAGACACAAATTGTTCACAGCAATGTTTGTGTTAGTAACATGTACTGAAGCCCAGAGATGTCAATCACAGTTGTGGTTGGTGAAATGTGAAGTATTCTCAAAAGGTTGGAATGGAACTGAATGGCTTCTGGCTTTCTCATTGCTGTTGTGATGTGTGGCTTAGAGAAGGTTAACTGTGGTGTGTGTCCTATTTGACAGAACCTATTATTAATCATTCAAGAGGTCATTCAAGATCGACTTCAATCAATGAAATGTCAATGAAGGCAGGAATCCATATGATGATACAACATTATACCCGTTTTTCACTTAAGTTACAACCCAACAATGATGCATGACCCAAGTTGGTACCCAGGATGCAGTTTGGGTAAATATTAAGCTACGCCTACAGGTAAAATATATTCTTACCAGGGTTGACAGTAACAATAGTTTTGGAGTTAACTGTTGCCGCCATACAGTTTCGGAAACTGTCAAAACTAATCTTGGCATCTGCGATGAAGAGAACTTTGAGAAAAGAAAGcaggaaagagaaaaaaacacaactgtCGGTTATAGTGAATGTCTATATGAAGACTCACAGCCTATGGAACTTGACAGGCATGTTATTTCTGCATTAGGTTAAGGAAATATTCATTTTGTAAGCGAGAGGGGTTAGCTGCTGTTAACCTACCCGTCTCCTTTGGTACCAGAGTTTGTATGAGTTGAATGGCCTCTCTgtcccagctgtgtgtgtgaggttgggGAGTTGAAACGCAGAGGTGGGGTGGACACATGGTGAAAATCAAAGACACATGGGGGTGAACAGAGGTCCGGGCAATCACTCGACCAATCAATCAATCTAATGATTGATGGCAAGCTCGGTTGCAAATATGCTTACTGAGCTATTTTCTCTGTTGCTATGTAAAATACAATTCGATGTAAAATAAGCATGCACTGCTTACTTTAATTTTCCCTTTCATCTACATGTGCATGTTATACACACATATAATATACATTCTCTAGCATTTTGTGCTGAGGCAAATGGAAAGCCACCCTTACCAGACTAAGGAGAAGGAAGTCACGGAGTCATCAAAGAGCTTCACCTCCAGCCTCTGGCCTCTACGGCCGTCTGATGTGGTGAACTGCTTCGGCTCTGCAATCTAAAGACATTTATACAACATGTTTCATATCATTAAGCCTTTGCAGGTTTTGGTTGGAGGATGGATGATTTGATCACATATGCTTTGAGTCCCTTCTTTACATTGAACACATAGGTGTTCACATTATCCAAGTGCATTTGCCAGATGAACAAGTCTAGTCCAAAGTACCctattacattttacatttcaaaGAGAATTACATTTCAAAGAGTGTATCGTGCTCATTCTCAGCTAACTTGCTACCCAGCATGCTTCCAACTATTTGCCCATTGCCTACATATACTCACCCTCAATTAAAGTACCCTACCGATCTCACTGCAGCCAGTATATTCAGGACGCTGCCGTCCAGACTCTGCCCATTGGCCACTATGTCCCCGAGGGAGTAGAAGTCTCGGGGGTCCTTCACAGGCaggtggagcagagggaggagccgATCGGCTGTGTCCATGTCTGCACACAGCAGCACCCGAGAGTGGGCCTCTGACACCAGCAGCCTGtagaggctggaggagaggacaggacggGCGAAGGGAAGTCCACGGGTCAAAGGTGGACACTTTGATGTGTCCGATGTTGGTCAATTGTAACTACTTGTGTCACCCATGTGTCAGTCTGACTACTGTCAGACTGACACATGGGTTGTCAACAGACAAGAATGAAACGAATATTACCCATCTAAGCAATCTACAACCAGACCTTAGCAAAAAAAATCACCTGTTTAAATGGTAAAAGTAAGAACAAATAAACAGTTCTTGTTTTTTTACCTTGGTGTTGTGGGGCAATATTTTTCATCTTTCTCTGGATCTTTGCTGGACACTAAAGGATTTTCAACAACCACTTTGTCaagaaagacaaagaaaaatgtttaaataaattaGTCAACAAAAAGCAAGCAAATGGCAACAAATCAGAACTGAATAAAGCTCATTTCAGCACGTCCAATTAAAAGGCTGGAATAACCTGTCAATCACTTTTCGGcctgaccaatcagaaggctTTAATTACGTTCCAAACCCATCCGTAACCCCAACCACCAGGGCCTGCATCTACCTTTGTGACGTCTATGCGTCTATAAATTCGCGTGTTGCATCGTTTGCGTCGGTTTTGAAAGAAGACTCGACGAGAGAAAAATCAAGAAGTGGAAGAAGATGACTGATTTCGCTATCAAGATGATCCAGCCGGAGTACGCTCCGGTTGGCATGAACTCGATCCGACAGGTGATCCTCGACGGCCTGAACCGTTTCACACCTCGGTAAGTTGGAAAGCTAAAGTCAACGCTGAAGTTAAAGCAACGCAAATGGAATGTTTGGTGATCGCAATGCTTGTTGGGCCATATCGTGTGCCCCTTTATcaactttatttttatgtttattcGCCTGCCCGATTGTGTAAACATCTTCTCATATAGGCCTAGTTCTCACGGTATCAGACCATTATGCCAACATGTTTAGCCAGTTTATAGCAATGAGCTATTTGCCGGACCGTTGCCTAGTTACTAATAACAACATGCGCTTCGTCGATTGAGAACTATTTACACACAGGCATAAGTGcatcgtgtttttccggaggagaagaagaagctgaataactgcgaaaaataatacttttaatgatggagtctccggctttcgtttagaaatgtcaacaatttatttaggatttaacatagaaaatgttacgttcaaaattaatttaaaaaacaaaacttgatcaaggaaatgaaACACTcgacatcaatacaacctccagctttcctcgtgactacccggtttgtttacataatgtgggagcatctgtctgcatcACGCAAATACCCGaagcatttactgacgcaaaagacgtttagaaatgttcagcgtagtgtccaaattctcgtttgttcactccctatatagtgcactaaatcatgaacactatatagggaatagtgagtgagtgaataggaaacgatttcgaacacagctaatgtaagctcgctaactttttgctgtctatcaagcagagacagcttttcattggtgCATGAAAATTCGCCATCGGGTCACCAGTGTGCGCCCCgggccaatggtatcgcttgtcttttttgttatcaccacatgattggacaattcagcgaatcaatcaaataggctacctccctcagcagcagtaagttacatattaatttagtctttcggcctgtagcatataaacaaaatgaagcaactgtcccatatttctaactgcatttgaagtagacaaatttgagactcacaaaaaatggacgctataggacagtgatcatgatttgtctcaatatcagaataaaaacaattggccaaatagcaatggctggtggaatggccataaactaggtctgtatatgcagtgtaagcttgtccaggccctgcaagtcagaatgtaggctatgaatctgaatgaatagtaggtaaaTAATAGGTAGTGGCCAAATGCACCAgtatacaggaaatcaaaatgGGGGGACatttttatgggggggggggtccactagATCGGATTTTAGCGTGATAGCGGGCCCAAATGGCAACCAAACAcacgtttttgttttattttctgatTTTAACGTAACATGGTGCAAAAACCGAATCTCTTTATCTTTCAGGCTGTGGAGGGATCTGACGAGCGGGCACCtggagccctgtgtgtgtgaccagaTGGTGGCCATGTTAACGGACCTGATCTCGTTCCTAGTGAAGGCCACTCTGGCTCCCGTCATGCCGAGGATTGGGGAATACATACAGAGCCATGGCCACGCCTGTCGAAACATGGACGTTGCGTACGTTGAAGCGATGCTGAAGATGTCTGAAGTTTAGGatattgttttaattttttgcgtagatatgttaaaaaaaattctaaccggTTGCAAAGAGATTTAATTCACCTCATTTGGACGAACTAATTTGAAAGGATCAGAAATGTTAATCACCAAAAGCCACATCAACATGTTAGGATCGGGTCAGTAATTCCAGAATATTAAGCGAATATTATGTTTCAATGGTGCTCTTTTAGATACAAGACTCCACCCACAGAGAAGGACCTCCCTTACTTCCAGCTGACTGAAGAAGGACTCAGAGCCAGCTTTGTTGGGTCCCTACAGAAGGCCCTCACCAGTATTTTTGAAGTCCCGCAGCGACTTGCCATGGACTCACTGACCCAGCTGATAGTGGCTGAGGTCAGCTTGATGGCCAACGCGGTCATCCTCACTGCCATGACCACGCCCATCTTGGAGTCCAGCATACCGGTGACTCTCAGCGTTGCCTCCACTGTCTCCTGTGAGACGCTGCAGATGTTGGTGGTCCACTTGGTCACCATCATTAAGGGCTCACTGGACCATATTGTGGGTAAGCCCGGTGGCGTCAGCAAGGCCCCTCGGCGCACACTGGAGGCTGACGGGGAGGCTTCCACCACCATCAAGATGGCTCCTGGGACCCTACCCAGTCAGTCATTGGATGATGCCCCTCAGCACGACCCAGCAGGGGGTGGCTCTCCAGAGTCAGGGCTCAGTCCTGAGTCAGGGCCCGGTCCTGATTCAGGGCTCTGTCCGGCCAACCTCTTGTATCA
It contains:
- the mlst8 gene encoding target of rapamycin complex subunit lst8 — translated: MNVNQGGTVGSDPVILATAGYDHTVRFWQAHSGICTRTVQHQDSQVNSLEVTPDRSMIAAAGYQHIRMYDLNSNNPNPVITYDGVSKNITSVGFHEDGRWMYTGGEDCMARIWDLRSRNLQCQRIFQVNAPINCVCLHPNQAELIVGDQSGVIHIWDLKTDHNEQLIPEPDVAINSVHIDPDASYMAAVNSSGNCYVWNLAGGMGDEVTQLIPKTKIPAHKRYSLRCKFSPDSTLLATCSADQTCKIWRTSNFSLMTELSIKSNNPGETSRGWMWDCAFSGDSQYIVTASSDNLARLWCVETGEIKREYSGHQKAVVCLAFNDSVLG
- the meiob gene encoding meiosis-specific with OB domain-containing protein — its product is MSAQNNIAICELHPNISHPRVVGVVIGKTDVRSFPDRKNIGFDRFTFSFTVKDSPDYFINVSAWGNDGFINVLSGSFNIGECVVVENPLVSSKDPEKDEKYCPTTPSLYRLLVSEAHSRVLLCADMDTADRLLPLLHLPVKDPRDFYSLGDIVANGQSLDGSVLNILAAVRSIAEPKQFTTSDGRRGQRLEVKLFDDSVTSFSLVCWDREAIQLIQTLVPKETVLFIADAKISFDSFRNCMAATVNSKTIVTVNPDTKEAGLLFSRAKEMSSSGLLVDDDRPDDMPVDSITDVYTVNHLKLRAQESPEVFFGLTYSFISKLDLDSSISRVIKTKCARCKYQVNEELQSCTNPSCPGRDQPLSLTTGFDLTVDVTDHTGTLQACSLRSPVAEKTLGCTIEEFTGLTDEQRTAFKWKFLLERCKIHMKVLPSTKVRSGVRGMILACSLADPGEVKQHMSALLQ